Proteins from one Helicobacteraceae bacterium genomic window:
- a CDS encoding M24 family metallopeptidase: MIKSARIIKSESAQFYETNFSCDNAIVLTFGDEKYFITDGRYTTEARENAKETKVIESDDLIADARKLLRLSGEKRFVVDPSEWSAKECDALRKKLPNFVFCEKVNFHQKLRAVKSASEIALIENAVKENQEAFDRFANFIAKSGGGKSEKELWFEAKRFLSDSGARDLSFEPIFAIDANAAKPHALPTNDKLKSGSAILFDAGTKYRRYCSDRTRTAVFDKNGVSFKMDQRFGDPKKQAIYDLVLKAHDKAIAAARIGMKASELDRVAREVIASGGYGEAFKHSLGHGVGLDIHEEPFINKRSETTLKEGMIFTIEPGIYIAGEFGVRIEDIVALEKGGARVL; encoded by the coding sequence ATGATTAAGTCGGCGCGTATTATTAAAAGCGAAAGCGCGCAGTTTTATGAAACCAATTTTAGTTGCGACAACGCGATTGTTTTAACGTTTGGAGACGAAAAGTATTTTATAACGGACGGGCGTTATACGACGGAGGCGCGCGAAAACGCCAAAGAAACGAAGGTTATCGAAAGCGACGATCTAATAGCCGACGCCAGAAAACTGTTGCGTTTGAGCGGCGAAAAGCGGTTTGTGGTCGATCCAAGCGAATGGAGCGCCAAAGAGTGCGATGCGCTGAGAAAAAAACTACCCAATTTCGTCTTTTGTGAAAAGGTTAATTTTCATCAAAAACTTCGCGCGGTAAAAAGCGCTTCAGAAATCGCGCTAATCGAAAACGCCGTTAAAGAAAATCAAGAGGCGTTCGACCGCTTCGCCAACTTTATAGCTAAGAGCGGCGGCGGTAAAAGCGAAAAAGAGCTTTGGTTTGAGGCGAAGCGGTTTTTAAGCGATAGCGGCGCGCGCGATCTTAGCTTCGAGCCTATATTCGCAATCGACGCTAACGCGGCGAAGCCGCACGCCTTGCCGACCAACGACAAACTTAAAAGCGGATCGGCGATTTTATTCGACGCGGGGACAAAATACCGCCGCTACTGCTCCGATCGAACGCGAACGGCGGTTTTTGACAAAAACGGCGTTAGTTTTAAGATGGATCAGCGCTTTGGCGATCCTAAAAAACAAGCGATATACGATCTGGTTTTAAAGGCGCATGATAAGGCGATCGCGGCGGCTAGGATTGGCATGAAAGCTAGCGAGCTTGATCGCGTAGCGCGCGAAGTTATAGCAAGCGGCGGCTACGGCGAAGCGTTTAAGCATTCGCTTGGACACGGCGTTGGATTGGATATTCACGAAGAGCCTTTTATCAACAAGCGTAGCGAGACGACGTTAAAGGAAGGAATGATATTTACGATCGAGCCGGGCATTTATATTGCCGGCGAGTTTGGCGTCAGGATAGAGGATATAGTCGCGCTTGAAAAGGGCGGCGCGAGAGTGTTATGA
- the hisD gene encoding histidinol dehydrogenase, translating into MKLLTTKDSNFADEFRVLLSRGETDVAAVTPKVQAILDEVKQGGDRALLDQIARFDRWNPKSIDDVIATGEDFDAAWEATAPNLQAALTIAYDRIKRFHEKQLPKSWIDFSAQGWLGQKVSPVDRAGLYIPGGKAAYPSSLLMNAIPAIVAGVSEIVVCSPAPEGAINPLALAAARLCGVKRLFKVGGASAIGALAYGTETIPKVDVITGPGNIFVATAKKLVFGEVNIDMIAGPSEIGIIADSNADAQMIALDLLSQAEHDEMASSILITTDGDLARRVITETQKRLKTLSRGAIAARSINERGAVIVAGDLSEALRLMNQIAPEHLEILTKNPSALLGEIKHAGAIFLGEYSPEAIGDYVAGPNHTLPTGGAARFSSPLGVENFLKRSSIISVSKEGFAELAAVCADLANAEGLEAHALSVTKRLELKTF; encoded by the coding sequence ATGAAACTGCTAACGACGAAGGATAGCAATTTCGCCGACGAGTTCAGAGTTTTGCTATCGCGCGGAGAGACGGACGTCGCCGCCGTTACGCCGAAAGTTCAGGCGATTTTGGACGAGGTTAAACAAGGCGGCGATCGCGCGCTGCTAGATCAAATCGCGCGTTTCGATCGCTGGAATCCAAAATCTATCGACGACGTTATAGCTACCGGCGAGGATTTCGACGCGGCGTGGGAGGCTACGGCGCCCAATCTGCAAGCCGCGCTTACGATCGCCTACGATCGTATTAAAAGATTTCACGAAAAGCAGCTTCCAAAAAGCTGGATCGACTTTAGCGCTCAAGGCTGGTTAGGGCAGAAGGTCTCGCCCGTAGATCGCGCGGGGCTGTATATTCCGGGCGGCAAGGCGGCGTATCCTAGCAGTCTTTTGATGAACGCGATCCCCGCGATCGTAGCGGGCGTTAGCGAAATTGTCGTCTGCTCCCCCGCGCCAGAGGGAGCGATCAATCCGCTCGCTTTGGCGGCTGCGCGTCTGTGCGGCGTTAAACGGCTGTTCAAAGTCGGCGGCGCGAGCGCGATCGGGGCGCTTGCCTACGGAACCGAGACTATCCCTAAAGTTGACGTGATTACGGGACCGGGCAATATCTTTGTCGCGACGGCGAAAAAGCTGGTTTTTGGCGAAGTTAATATCGATATGATCGCGGGACCTAGCGAAATAGGGATTATCGCGGATAGTAACGCCGACGCGCAAATGATAGCGCTCGATCTGCTAAGCCAAGCCGAGCACGACGAAATGGCTTCGTCGATCCTAATTACGACCGACGGCGATTTGGCGCGGCGCGTAATTACCGAAACGCAAAAACGGCTGAAAACCCTTTCGCGCGGCGCGATCGCGGCGCGATCGATCAACGAGCGCGGCGCGGTTATAGTGGCGGGCGATCTAAGCGAGGCGCTTAGGCTGATGAACCAAATAGCGCCCGAACACCTAGAGATTTTGACTAAAAATCCGTCGGCGCTTTTAGGCGAAATCAAACACGCGGGCGCGATCTTTTTAGGCGAATACTCGCCCGAAGCGATCGGCGATTATGTCGCGGGACCAAACCACACCCTGCCGACGGGCGGCGCGGCGCGTTTTTCTAGTCCGCTTGGAGTTGAAAACTTTCTGAAACGAAGCTCGATTATTAGCGTGAGCAAAGAGGGTTTTGCGGAGTTAGCCGCCGTCTGCGCCGATCTGGCAAACGCCGAAGGGCTAGAGGCGCACGCGCTAAGCGTAACTAAACGCTTGGAGTTGAAAACTTTCTGA
- the folK gene encoding 2-amino-4-hydroxy-6-hydroxymethyldihydropteridine diphosphokinase gives MRRDLDSRNAIIWRARYPSKTIRSAKRFQALLGIGGNIGDVKRTFDRVFARLLNDGAIDIVKTSPLLLNPDFAAKDAPLYLNAAIVIRTNLSAFALLERLRRVEARFGRTRPYKNAPRTLDLDIIFFETKRSYNPKLLLPHPKWRERASAVTPMLHLQGTK, from the coding sequence ATGAGGCGCGATCTGGACTCGCGAAACGCGATTATTTGGAGGGCGCGCTATCCGTCTAAAACGATCAGATCGGCTAAACGCTTTCAGGCGTTGCTTGGGATTGGGGGCAACATTGGCGACGTTAAAAGGACGTTTGATCGCGTGTTCGCGCGCCTGCTAAACGACGGCGCAATCGATATAGTCAAAACCTCGCCTCTGCTGTTGAATCCGGATTTTGCCGCTAAAGACGCGCCGCTCTACCTTAACGCGGCGATCGTGATCAGGACTAATTTATCCGCTTTTGCTTTATTGGAACGGTTGCGCCGCGTGGAGGCGCGCTTTGGTAGAACCCGTCCGTACAAGAACGCGCCGCGAACGCTTGATCTGGATATAATTTTCTTTGAAACCAAACGAAGCTATAATCCTAAATTGCTATTGCCGCACCCGAAGTGGCGCGAGCGAGCGAGCGCGGTAACGCCGATGTTGCATTTGCAAGGAACTAAATGA
- a CDS encoding amidohydrolase family protein, whose protein sequence is MKIIDARCRPAFLHPFFGAQDDTIEFETAKWLNRRVGTRGDAAHFVKSRTQEGFLNEARSAGLTYAIVVGRRTPAQRIDNAFLSRIVTPHKELLGVGGIDPALDGADETIKQIDYAIDTLKLKAINIEPGFASPPRHPDDRLYFPIYEHLSKRKIPLTLMSGPTTPDLTFNDPARLSLVAANFPTLPIAVYHGYYPNTAGLVGAAFRYENIFPVPDMYGFIAGGEALINAAKTFLQDQFLFGSSYPFRPIKQSIEDFLAFGFDETVLEKLLFNNAARVFNVE, encoded by the coding sequence ATGAAAATTATCGACGCGCGTTGCCGCCCCGCGTTTTTGCACCCGTTTTTTGGGGCGCAAGACGACACAATCGAGTTTGAGACCGCCAAATGGTTAAACAGGCGCGTAGGGACGCGAGGAGACGCGGCGCATTTTGTCAAATCGCGCACGCAAGAGGGCTTTCTAAACGAGGCGCGATCGGCTGGGCTGACCTACGCGATCGTCGTAGGGCGCAGAACGCCCGCGCAGCGGATCGACAACGCTTTTTTAAGCCGTATCGTAACGCCGCACAAGGAACTTCTAGGCGTTGGCGGGATTGATCCCGCGCTTGACGGCGCCGACGAAACGATAAAACAGATCGATTACGCGATCGATACGCTGAAACTAAAGGCGATCAATATCGAGCCGGGCTTTGCCTCGCCGCCGCGCCACCCCGACGATAGGCTTTACTTCCCTATCTACGAACATTTGTCCAAACGAAAAATTCCGCTAACGCTGATGAGCGGTCCCACCACGCCCGATCTAACTTTCAACGATCCCGCGCGTTTGAGCCTCGTCGCCGCAAACTTTCCAACGCTTCCGATCGCGGTCTATCACGGCTATTATCCCAATACCGCCGGATTAGTAGGCGCGGCGTTTCGCTACGAAAATATCTTTCCCGTCCCCGATATGTACGGATTTATCGCGGGCGGCGAAGCGCTGATTAACGCCGCGAAAACCTTTCTGCAAGATCAGTTTTTATTCGGCAGCTCCTATCCGTTTCGCCCGATCAAGCAGTCGATCGAGGACTTTTTAGCCTTTGGTTTCGACGAGACGGTTCTGGAAAAGCTACTGTTTAACAACGCCGCGAGAGTTTTTAACGTCGAGTAA
- the rpsL gene encoding 30S ribosomal protein S12 — MPTINQLVRKGRKKITFKSKSPALAECPQRRGVCTRVYTTTPKKPNSALRKVAKVRLMSGFEVISYIMGEGHNLQEHAIVLVRGGRVKDLPGVKYHIVRGALDTAGVAKRTVSRSKYGAKRPKVGAPAAAGKKK, encoded by the coding sequence ATGCCAACCATTAACCAATTGGTTCGCAAGGGTCGCAAGAAAATAACCTTCAAGTCCAAATCGCCCGCGCTCGCGGAGTGTCCGCAACGACGCGGCGTTTGCACTAGGGTTTATACCACCACGCCGAAAAAACCAAACTCGGCGCTTAGAAAAGTCGCCAAAGTTCGCTTGATGAGCGGATTCGAGGTGATCAGCTACATTATGGGCGAAGGGCATAATCTACAAGAGCACGCGATTGTGCTGGTGCGCGGCGGGCGCGTAAAAGACCTGCCCGGCGTGAAATACCATATCGTGCGCGGCGCGTTGGATACCGCCGGCGTTGCAAAACGCACGGTTAGCCGCTCCAAATACGGCGCAAAACGCCCCAAAGTCGGCGCCCCCGCGGCGGCTGGCAAGAAAAAATAA
- the tsf gene encoding translation elongation factor Ts, translating into MASVAPELIKRLREASNAGILDCKKALEESGGDINAAAEWLRKKGLTKAAKVADKVAAEGAIALKISDDHKKATLAEINCETDFVAKNENFKSFAAQAVGGVHSSNFKTIDDLKNGAINGKSYADFVGEAIAKLGEKIDIRRFANYSLTNGAINGYLHSNSRVGAIVAIETAANLADFARDIAMHAAAMKPLYLNEADIPSEAIAKEREIAIEQLRKEGKPEAMLDKIAQGKIKKFIQDNTLEGQAFVKDDKKSVVQALNDAAKARGASAKIVFFARFEVGEGIEKKSSDFAAEVAAQTKR; encoded by the coding sequence ATGGCAAGCGTTGCTCCGGAACTGATCAAACGCCTGCGCGAAGCAAGCAACGCGGGAATACTCGATTGTAAAAAAGCGCTTGAGGAGAGCGGCGGCGATATAAACGCGGCGGCGGAGTGGCTACGCAAAAAAGGTTTGACCAAAGCCGCGAAGGTCGCCGATAAAGTGGCGGCGGAAGGCGCGATCGCGCTTAAAATAAGCGACGATCACAAAAAAGCGACGCTGGCGGAGATTAACTGCGAAACCGACTTTGTGGCAAAGAACGAGAACTTTAAATCTTTCGCGGCGCAAGCCGTCGGCGGCGTTCATAGTTCAAATTTCAAAACGATCGACGATCTAAAAAACGGCGCGATCAACGGCAAGAGTTACGCCGATTTCGTTGGCGAGGCGATCGCCAAACTCGGCGAGAAGATCGATATTCGCCGCTTTGCTAATTACTCGCTAACAAACGGCGCGATCAACGGTTATCTACACTCAAACTCCCGCGTGGGCGCGATCGTGGCGATTGAAACCGCCGCAAATCTGGCGGATTTCGCCCGCGACATAGCTATGCACGCGGCGGCGATGAAGCCTCTATATCTTAACGAGGCGGACATTCCTAGCGAGGCGATCGCGAAAGAGCGCGAGATCGCGATAGAGCAGCTTAGAAAAGAGGGCAAGCCCGAAGCGATGCTAGATAAGATCGCGCAAGGCAAGATAAAAAAGTTTATTCAAGATAACACGTTAGAGGGTCAGGCGTTTGTCAAGGACGATAAAAAAAGCGTCGTCCAAGCGTTAAACGACGCGGCAAAAGCGCGAGGCGCGAGCGCGAAAATCGTCTTTTTCGCTCGTTTTGAAGTAGGCGAGGGCATAGAGAAAAAATCCAGCGATTTCGCCGCGGAAGTCGCCGCGCAAACAAAGCGATAA
- the fusA gene encoding elongation factor G encodes MARSASLEKVRNIGIVAHIDAGKTTTTERILFYTGVQHKIGEVHDGATTTDWMEQEKERGITITAAAVSCFWNNYQINIIDTPGHVDFTIEVERSMRVLDGAVVVFCAVGGVQPQTETVWRQANKYRVPRIVYVNKMDRIGADFYKVEKQIVERLKAKPLAIQLPIGAEDNFEGVVDLVKMKAVVWDKEAALGSAYHLEEIPADLKQRAEEYREKLLDAVTSIDDALTEKYLEGEEIAEAEIMAAIKKGCHEMTFIPMLCGSSFKNKGVQTMLDAVTDYLPSPTEVTNIKGLDPKTDTEVSVPSDENHPFSALAFKIMTDPFVGQLVFARVYSGKLEAGSYVYNSTKDKKERVGRLVKLHANKREEIKELYAGDIGAIVGLKDTLTGDTLCDPDKPVILERMVFPEPVINVAVEPKTKADQEKMSIALKKLAEEDPSFRVSSDEESGQTIIGGMGELHLEIIVDRMKREFKVEAEVGEPQVAYRETIKKKVEQEHKYAKQSGGRGQYGHVFLRIEPNEKGKGYEFFDEIKGGVVPREYIPAVNKGVEETLKNGVLAGYPVVDVKVALTFGSYHEVDSSEMAFKLAASMAFKEGARKAGLCLLEPMMKVEVEMPEEYMGDVIGDLNRRRGQIQAMDDAFGVKKVTALAPLSEMFGYSTDLRSMTQGRGTYSMEFERYEEVPNNVADEVIKKRNG; translated from the coding sequence ATGGCAAGAAGCGCTTCGCTTGAAAAAGTAAGGAATATCGGTATCGTCGCGCATATCGACGCGGGTAAAACCACGACGACGGAACGAATACTGTTCTACACGGGCGTTCAGCATAAGATCGGCGAAGTGCATGACGGCGCTACGACGACCGACTGGATGGAGCAGGAGAAAGAGCGCGGCATTACGATCACCGCCGCCGCCGTTAGCTGTTTTTGGAACAACTATCAGATCAACATTATCGACACGCCCGGACACGTCGATTTCACGATCGAAGTAGAGCGCTCTATGCGCGTGTTAGACGGCGCGGTGGTGGTTTTCTGCGCGGTGGGCGGCGTTCAGCCGCAGACGGAAACCGTCTGGCGGCAGGCGAATAAATATCGCGTTCCGCGAATCGTCTATGTAAATAAGATGGACAGAATCGGCGCGGATTTTTACAAGGTAGAAAAGCAGATCGTAGAGCGTCTAAAGGCAAAACCGCTAGCTATTCAGTTGCCAATTGGAGCGGAGGATAACTTTGAGGGCGTGGTCGATCTTGTTAAGATGAAAGCGGTCGTGTGGGATAAAGAGGCGGCGCTAGGCTCGGCTTACCATTTAGAGGAAATCCCCGCCGATCTAAAGCAAAGAGCGGAGGAATACCGCGAGAAACTGCTTGACGCGGTAACCAGCATAGACGACGCGCTAACCGAAAAATATCTTGAAGGAGAGGAGATCGCGGAAGCGGAGATTATGGCGGCGATCAAAAAGGGTTGCCATGAGATGACCTTTATCCCTATGCTGTGCGGCAGCTCCTTTAAGAATAAAGGCGTTCAGACTATGCTTGACGCGGTAACGGATTATCTGCCTTCGCCGACAGAGGTTACAAACATCAAGGGTCTAGACCCGAAAACCGATACGGAAGTGAGCGTGCCAAGCGACGAAAATCACCCGTTTAGCGCGTTGGCGTTCAAGATTATGACCGACCCGTTTGTGGGGCAGTTGGTGTTCGCGCGCGTCTATAGCGGCAAACTGGAGGCGGGTAGCTACGTCTATAACTCCACTAAGGACAAAAAAGAGCGCGTTGGGCGGCTCGTGAAACTTCACGCCAATAAACGCGAGGAGATCAAGGAGCTTTACGCGGGCGACATCGGCGCGATCGTAGGCTTGAAAGATACGCTCACCGGCGATACGCTTTGCGATCCCGACAAGCCCGTTATCCTAGAGCGAATGGTATTTCCAGAACCGGTGATCAACGTCGCCGTCGAGCCGAAAACCAAAGCCGATCAGGAAAAAATGAGCATAGCGCTCAAAAAACTAGCCGAAGAGGACCCCTCGTTTCGCGTTAGCTCCGACGAGGAGAGCGGACAGACGATTATCGGCGGCATGGGCGAATTGCACCTAGAGATTATCGTCGATCGTATGAAACGCGAATTTAAGGTCGAAGCGGAAGTCGGCGAGCCGCAAGTGGCGTATAGAGAGACGATCAAAAAGAAAGTCGAACAGGAGCATAAATACGCCAAGCAATCAGGCGGACGCGGTCAATACGGACACGTGTTTTTGCGAATCGAACCGAACGAAAAGGGCAAAGGATACGAGTTCTTTGACGAGATCAAAGGCGGCGTAGTGCCTCGCGAGTATATTCCCGCCGTCAATAAAGGCGTGGAAGAGACGCTTAAAAACGGCGTTTTAGCTGGTTATCCCGTCGTCGATGTAAAGGTGGCGCTAACCTTTGGCAGTTATCACGAAGTCGATAGCTCGGAAATGGCGTTCAAGCTCGCCGCGTCGATGGCGTTCAAAGAGGGCGCGCGCAAAGCGGGGCTGTGCCTGCTAGAGCCGATGATGAAGGTCGAGGTGGAAATGCCCGAAGAGTATATGGGCGACGTAATCGGCGATCTAAACCGCAGACGCGGGCAGATTCAGGCTATGGACGACGCTTTTGGCGTGAAAAAAGTAACCGCTTTAGCGCCGCTTTCGGAGATGTTTGGCTACTCGACCGATCTAAGGTCTATGACGCAGGGGCGCGGCACATACTCTATGGAATTCGAGCGCTACGAAGAGGTTCCAAACAACGTGGCGGACGAGGTTATTAAAAAGCGCAACGGTTAA
- a CDS encoding ABZJ_00895 family protein — MWKYAAIYQVSVVLIAAILSLIEYAADISLSSSAFTAVGAVVAAIPAKFFVNDFKEPPTKSQTNRFALEVIAIEAAIIAFYVALFKDELLSEFSDVLNELSVSAIITIIVIALAISYLLLYFTFSLFAKHYAKEQKDKQE, encoded by the coding sequence ATGTGGAAATACGCGGCGATCTATCAGGTTAGCGTCGTTCTTATAGCCGCTATATTAAGTCTTATCGAATACGCGGCGGATATTAGCTTGTCGTCGTCGGCATTTACAGCCGTTGGCGCGGTAGTCGCGGCGATACCCGCAAAGTTCTTCGTCAATGATTTCAAAGAGCCGCCGACAAAAAGCCAAACGAACCGCTTTGCGCTCGAGGTCATCGCGATAGAGGCGGCAATAATAGCGTTTTACGTAGCGCTATTCAAAGACGAGTTATTAAGCGAGTTTTCCGACGTATTAAACGAGTTAAGCGTTTCGGCGATAATAACAATTATCGTCATAGCGCTTGCGATTTCATATTTATTGCTCTATTTTACTTTTTCGCTGTTTGCGAAACACTACGCAAAAGAACAAAAAGACAAACAAGAATAA
- a CDS encoding bacteriocin family protein — MSILKRGLAPFGDNVWEALEDEAKKVFSRRLTSRKIADYEGAKGLEFAAVGTGRATELKEKLGGVSIGAREVLKALELKTSFTLKREDIDLIERGAKAFDNSAIAEAARAFSDAENAIVFDGFKKEGIAGILPSLTQKPVKAQGDDILPAVAEAIRALRDEGVEGPYALVVQQQYYGKLFSIGDGYPLTKRLSELLDGGKALGSTAIKSGALVISLRGGDYEILGGVDISLGFEKENAQGAELFFFETLSFRVNTPEAAVALQWQ, encoded by the coding sequence ATGAGTATCTTGAAAAGAGGATTGGCGCCGTTTGGCGACAATGTGTGGGAGGCGCTAGAGGACGAGGCTAAGAAGGTTTTCAGCCGCCGTTTGACAAGCCGCAAGATAGCCGATTACGAAGGCGCGAAGGGTTTGGAGTTTGCCGCCGTAGGGACGGGTAGGGCGACGGAATTAAAAGAGAAGCTAGGCGGCGTTTCGATCGGCGCGCGCGAAGTTTTGAAGGCATTGGAGCTTAAAACGAGTTTTACGTTAAAGCGCGAAGACATTGATCTTATCGAGCGCGGCGCAAAAGCGTTTGACAATAGCGCGATCGCGGAAGCCGCCCGCGCTTTTAGCGACGCGGAAAACGCAATCGTTTTCGACGGCTTTAAAAAAGAGGGGATAGCGGGCATTTTGCCCTCTTTAACGCAAAAACCCGTCAAAGCGCAGGGCGACGATATACTGCCCGCCGTAGCCGAAGCGATCAGAGCGTTAAGAGACGAAGGCGTAGAGGGTCCTTACGCGCTTGTCGTTCAGCAACAATACTACGGCAAACTATTCTCCATAGGCGACGGCTATCCGCTGACAAAGAGGTTGAGCGAACTGCTAGACGGCGGCAAGGCGCTAGGCTCTACGGCTATCAAAAGCGGCGCGCTTGTAATCAGTCTGCGCGGCGGCGATTACGAGATTTTAGGCGGCGTTGATATTTCTCTCGGCTTTGAAAAAGAGAACGCGCAAGGCGCGGAGCTGTTTTTCTTTGAAACGCTTTCATTCCGCGTTAATACGCCGGAAGCCGCCGTCGCGTTGCAGTGGCAATAA
- the rpsG gene encoding 30S ribosomal protein S7: MRRKKAPVREILPDPIYSSKVITKFINALMFDGKKSVAQKVMYRSLEVAEKKGGAKGIELFEKALENVKPLVETRSRRVGGATYQVPVEVRPIRQQSLSIRWLIDAARKRNERTMIDRLAGEIVDAANDRGAAFKKKEDIHKMAEANKAFAHYRW; the protein is encoded by the coding sequence ATGAGAAGAAAAAAAGCGCCCGTTAGGGAGATATTACCCGATCCAATTTACAGTAGCAAGGTTATTACCAAGTTCATCAACGCGCTTATGTTTGACGGCAAAAAGAGCGTCGCGCAAAAGGTGATGTATCGTTCGCTAGAGGTGGCGGAGAAAAAAGGCGGCGCAAAGGGCATAGAGCTGTTTGAAAAAGCGCTCGAAAACGTTAAGCCGCTTGTGGAAACCAGATCGAGAAGAGTCGGCGGCGCCACCTATCAGGTGCCGGTGGAGGTTCGTCCGATACGTCAGCAGTCGCTATCCATTCGCTGGCTAATTGACGCGGCGCGCAAACGCAACGAGCGCACTATGATCGATAGGCTTGCGGGCGAGATTGTGGACGCCGCCAACGATCGCGGCGCGGCGTTTAAGAAAAAAGAAGACATTCACAAAATGGCGGAGGCAAACAAAGCGTTTGCCCACTATCGCTGGTAA
- the rpsB gene encoding 30S ribosomal protein S2 produces MVTMKDLLECGVHFGHQTRRWNPKMKKFIFGVRKNIYIIDLQKTLRYFRYTANVVRDAVAAGKTILFVGTKKQASSIIAQQAERCSMPYVNNRWLGGMLTNYKTIRLSIRKLEVIEELKASGKIELLTKKEALLIERQREKLEKYLGGIRYMKTLPDLVFVLDAVKEKIAVAEARRLGIPIVAPLDTNCDPDLIDYPIPGNDDAIRAIELFCVEMANSAIEGKELAAKDSVQVEEVPQEDDSEAVLQDILEEAAKEADSSEENV; encoded by the coding sequence ATGGTAACCATGAAAGACCTGCTTGAGTGCGGCGTGCATTTTGGACACCAAACCCGCCGTTGGAATCCGAAAATGAAAAAATTCATCTTCGGCGTTCGCAAGAACATCTACATTATAGACCTGCAGAAAACTCTGCGCTATTTTCGTTACACCGCAAACGTAGTGCGCGACGCCGTCGCGGCGGGCAAGACGATTTTGTTTGTCGGCACCAAGAAGCAGGCAAGCTCGATCATCGCGCAACAAGCCGAGCGTTGCTCGATGCCTTACGTGAATAACCGCTGGCTTGGCGGCATGCTTACCAACTATAAAACGATCCGACTATCGATCCGCAAACTAGAGGTGATCGAGGAGCTAAAAGCCAGCGGCAAAATTGAACTGCTGACAAAAAAAGAGGCGTTGCTTATTGAAAGACAGCGAGAAAAATTAGAAAAATATCTAGGCGGCATTCGCTATATGAAAACGCTACCCGATCTAGTATTTGTGTTGGATGCGGTGAAAGAAAAAATCGCCGTAGCCGAAGCTAGACGGCTTGGCATTCCTATCGTCGCGCCGCTGGATACCAACTGCGATCCCGATCTGATCGACTATCCGATTCCGGGCAACGACGACGCGATTCGCGCCATCGAGCTTTTTTGCGTAGAGATGGCAAATTCCGCGATCGAGGGCAAGGAGTTAGCGGCGAAAGACAGCGTCCAAGTCGAAGAGGTTCCTCAAGAGGACGACTCCGAAGCCGTGTTGCAAGATATTTTAGAAGAGGCGGCGAAAGAAGCGGACTCTAGCGAGGAGAACGTCTAA
- a CDS encoding histidinol dehydrogenase translates to MALKQLWILTKNPSAFLGEIKRAGAIFLGEYSPEAIGVYSKSAPCQRAALNRRF, encoded by the coding sequence ATAGCGCTCAAGCAATTATGGATTTTGACTAAAAATCCGTCGGCGTTTTTAGGCGAAATCAAACGCGCGGGCGCGATCTTTTTAGGTGAATACTCGCCCGAAGCGATCGGCGTATATAGCAAAAGCGCGCCCTGCCAACGCGCGGCGCTCAATCGGCGTTTCTAG
- a CDS encoding ferritin, whose product MASAYQEENLPNDVKDFHRVLSSAIEELEAVDWYHQRAAVTSDGEAKAIFEHNRDEEIEHFAMNVEWLRRKHKVFDEALRGFLFSEGAITEAEAAFSGGASGEKTKSSSGSLGVGSLK is encoded by the coding sequence ATGGCAAGCGCTTATCAAGAGGAAAACCTGCCAAACGACGTTAAAGATTTTCACCGCGTTTTATCCAGCGCGATCGAGGAGTTAGAGGCGGTCGATTGGTATCATCAACGCGCGGCGGTTACGAGCGACGGCGAGGCGAAAGCGATTTTCGAGCATAACCGCGACGAGGAGATCGAGCATTTCGCCATGAACGTCGAGTGGCTTAGACGAAAACACAAGGTTTTCGACGAGGCTTTGCGCGGATTTTTGTTCAGCGAAGGCGCGATTACCGAAGCGGAAGCGGCGTTCAGCGGCGGCGCTTCGGGCGAGAAAACGAAGTCGTCTAGCGGTTCGCTCGGCGTCGGTTCTTTGAAGTGA